From the genome of Bactrocera oleae isolate idBacOlea1 chromosome 2, idBacOlea1, whole genome shotgun sequence, one region includes:
- the LOC106622875 gene encoding probable basic-leucine zipper transcription factor Q, whose protein sequence is MKFICNLLLLFLLLQVFYTSSVGAANAINCRQQETVKRVTRQTAQLTPQQQYQQRQRNLHEQRSSQTSSVVKPVVRFFVATPGQQMQQLQVNSGTEQRIAFTSQQRQHHAAIKAVVVKQQQQQHYRQSYGSQQQQQQSSLLSSSSLTQSANSQQYLQSNSYMQRQQQQKPQQAYNNINFLRISQQPQQQQQQFQTQPPQQFHQSQQQPLQFYKPQIKTITNHIFQDNISNQQATSYPPQPPTQPQLESTLIPNQRNGAVAPVLSPLLPSYLNEDDKLNYTRSCDMCCIPGQSPCQHCCDTNPLLSATVLKSSAG, encoded by the exons atgaaatttatatgcaatttgttattgttgtttttgctgttacaAGTATTCTATACTTCGAGTGTTGGTGCGGCGAATGCGATTAATTGTCGGCAGCAAGAAACGGTTAAGCGTGTAACACGACAAACAGCGCAACTgacgccacaacaacaataccagcAACGGCAAAG GAATTTGCATGAACAGCGTTCGTCCCAAACATCCTCTGTCGTCAAGCCGGTGGTAAGATTTTTTGTCGCAACGCCAGggcaacaaatgcaacaactaCAAGTCAATAGCGGCACTGAGCAACGCATTGCTTTCACTTCGCAGCAGCGGCAGCATCACGCGGCAATTAAAGCGGTTGTAgtgaagcaacaacaacagcaacactatCGGCAATCATATGggtcgcaacaacaacaacaacaatcatctTTACTCTCATCGTCATCGCTGACACAATCAGCAAATAGTCAGCAATATTTGCAAAGTAACAGCTATAtgcagcgacaacaacaacaaaaaccacaacaagCGTACAATAACATTAATTTTCTGCGGATAAGTCAACaaccacagcagcagcaacagcaatttCAAACACAGCCACCGCAGCAGTTCCACCAATCCCAACAACAACCGTTACAATTTTATAAgccacaaataaaaacaataacaaatcatATTTTTCAAGACAACATCTCTAACCAACAAGCGACATCATACCCACCTCAACCTCCGACACAGCCGCAACTGGAGAGCACACTTATACCCAACCAAAGGAATGGCGCAGTTGCTCCAGTTCTCAGCCCATTGCTTCCCTCATATTTGAA TGAAGATGACAAGCTAAATTACACGAGATCATGTGACATGTGTTGCATCCCTGGCCAATCGCCGTGCCAACATTGCTGCGATACTAACCCACTTTTAAGTGCCACTGTTTTGAAATCATCGGCGGGCTAA